One window of Bacillus alkalicellulosilyticus genomic DNA carries:
- a CDS encoding ABC transporter substrate-binding protein encodes MKKWKVSIVMVLLTVLVLGACKNIDEYEDDETVEVSNPVVNEDQELELILRHLYSPEDSGGNQARREMFDIIEEKTGVKVTLDEGTRDGYEAILSNEANRNELPHIIEMYTTQHGTFFYEDYEHLLDLTDFLKDSGLMEQFHTLADFTIDDRVYGLPERGSTVQLFYNKELIEKLGGVPESWEDLIETMEAASRAGYNPLLLDDVGFSAFSLLEGVLQQTVSNEKLLDLMSGDAKWTDAEFVATFELLEALKPLNISQVNGNPLELIQAFLSEDTVFAYSNDWLLGVLSMDEYAHMQGNIGMISLPTVAGGLVEQSSVHGSFPFGYVFRGNVTEEEERMIYQFIEALWSEEMMFDQYAQYGHLPAIRVETTTDNELFQEIINTTNEAERVFPGIKEFISYAGKNSYDPFLYESETSKILNRFIFENRSTEETLEAMQSYHERVLKEANLIE; translated from the coding sequence ATGAAAAAGTGGAAAGTGTCTATTGTTATGGTTTTGTTAACGGTTTTGGTCTTAGGCGCATGTAAAAATATTGACGAGTATGAAGATGATGAAACCGTAGAAGTATCTAATCCAGTAGTAAATGAGGACCAGGAGTTAGAGCTAATCCTGCGTCATCTGTACTCACCAGAAGATTCTGGTGGTAACCAAGCACGAAGAGAGATGTTTGATATTATTGAAGAAAAGACAGGTGTAAAGGTGACGTTGGATGAAGGCACAAGAGATGGGTATGAAGCTATTCTTAGCAACGAAGCAAATCGTAATGAATTACCACATATTATTGAAATGTATACGACGCAACATGGAACTTTTTTTTACGAGGATTACGAACACTTGTTGGATTTGACAGACTTTTTAAAAGATAGTGGTTTGATGGAACAGTTTCATACATTAGCTGATTTTACAATAGACGACCGAGTATATGGCTTACCAGAAAGAGGGAGCACGGTACAATTGTTTTATAACAAGGAACTCATAGAGAAACTGGGTGGGGTACCAGAATCGTGGGAAGATTTAATAGAAACAATGGAGGCAGCGAGTCGCGCTGGATATAATCCTCTTTTATTAGATGATGTTGGGTTTTCAGCCTTCAGTTTGTTAGAAGGGGTTCTGCAGCAAACCGTATCTAATGAGAAGTTGCTTGACCTAATGAGTGGTGATGCAAAGTGGACAGATGCTGAATTTGTTGCCACATTTGAGTTGCTGGAAGCGCTTAAACCGTTAAATATATCTCAAGTGAATGGAAATCCATTGGAACTTATTCAGGCATTTTTATCTGAGGATACTGTATTTGCGTACTCAAATGATTGGTTGCTAGGAGTACTATCTATGGATGAATATGCTCATATGCAAGGTAATATCGGAATGATATCATTGCCTACTGTAGCTGGGGGGCTAGTTGAACAGTCATCTGTCCATGGTAGCTTTCCTTTTGGTTATGTGTTTCGTGGGAATGTTACAGAAGAAGAGGAAAGAATGATATATCAATTTATTGAAGCATTATGGTCTGAAGAAATGATGTTTGATCAGTATGCACAATATGGTCATTTACCTGCAATACGTGTGGAAACCACTACGGACAATGAATTGTTTCAGGAAATCATCAATACAACCAATGAAGCAGAACGTGTTTTTCCTGGAATAAAAGAGTTCATTTCCTATGCAGGTAAAAATAGTTATGATCCGTTCTTATACGAATCGGAAACAAGTAAAATACTTAACCGCTTTATATTTGAGAATCGGTCCACCGAAGAAACATTGGAAGCTATGCAAAGCTATCATGAGCGGGTACTAAAGGAAGCCAACCTTATTGAGTAG
- a CDS encoding ABC transporter substrate-binding protein — MRRWKLSVVIVLITVLFLGACKSIEDYEEEPNLEVSDPLSNEENEELRVRHFYSEQDSNRLTEMIKKVEERTGVTMTLNPQGTIEYEALLKNELSRRELPHIIEIYSSSSSSFVSEERDHLLDLTDFLEESGLMDQFYSLDSFTIDDRIYGLPFSGSTNHLFYNEELLEELGGVPQTWDEFIDRMEEASRAGYTPIVFDEYGSEILSLFEGVLQRTAGKEKMDNLMNGQAKWTDAEFVFAFEVMESMTKIDVSLLGTELDGDPMELIEAFLTEDILFIYTGDFLANIQSSDEFAHMDGNIGVMALPPVPGAQGDPSSIPGNFLYGFVFRADVTEIEEQMIYQFIETLWSEEFLLDYNLNYGFIPALRVEPAMNNELLREVIKKTNEATSVFPELRSVISYEYQQEIRNVLKGFMDGKQSVNEATEALQKYHEEILSKVE, encoded by the coding sequence ATGAGAAGATGGAAACTGTCTGTTGTCATCGTTTTGATAACTGTTTTGTTTTTAGGGGCCTGCAAGAGTATTGAGGATTATGAAGAAGAACCAAATTTAGAAGTGTCGGATCCTCTGTCAAATGAAGAAAACGAGGAATTAAGGGTTCGTCATTTTTATTCTGAGCAGGATAGTAATCGGTTAACGGAAATGATAAAAAAAGTTGAGGAGAGAACAGGTGTTACTATGACACTGAACCCTCAGGGAACGATTGAGTATGAGGCACTTCTTAAAAATGAATTGTCTCGGAGGGAATTGCCACATATCATTGAAATTTACTCCAGTTCCTCCAGTTCTTTTGTTAGTGAAGAAAGAGATCATTTATTGGATCTGACAGACTTTCTAGAAGAAAGTGGACTGATGGATCAGTTTTATTCGTTGGATAGCTTTACAATAGACGACCGTATATATGGTCTACCCTTTAGTGGAAGCACAAACCATTTATTCTATAATGAAGAACTCCTTGAAGAATTAGGAGGAGTGCCGCAAACATGGGATGAATTCATAGATAGGATGGAGGAAGCGAGTCGCGCAGGCTATACGCCTATTGTCTTTGATGAGTATGGAAGTGAAATCCTCAGTTTGTTCGAAGGGGTTTTGCAACGGACAGCAGGCAAAGAGAAGATGGATAACCTTATGAATGGGCAAGCGAAGTGGACAGATGCTGAATTTGTTTTTGCATTTGAGGTCATGGAAAGCATGACAAAGATAGATGTTTCCCTATTAGGTACAGAGCTCGATGGAGATCCAATGGAGCTCATAGAGGCATTTTTAACAGAAGATATTTTGTTTATTTATACGGGTGATTTCTTAGCCAACATACAGTCTAGTGACGAGTTTGCTCATATGGACGGCAACATTGGGGTCATGGCCTTACCACCTGTACCAGGGGCACAAGGTGATCCGTCCTCTATTCCTGGAAACTTCCTATATGGTTTCGTCTTTCGTGCAGATGTAACGGAAATAGAAGAACAAATGATTTATCAATTTATTGAAACGTTATGGTCGGAAGAATTTCTGTTAGATTATAACCTTAATTATGGATTTATACCTGCCTTACGTGTCGAACCAGCTATGAACAATGAACTGTTACGTGAGGTTATCAAAAAAACGAATGAAGCAACTAGTGTGTTTCCTGAGTTGAGATCTGTCATTTCGTATGAGTACCAACAGGAAATTAGGAATGTATTAAAAGGTTTTATGGACGGTAAGCAATCTGTTAATGAAGCAACGGAAGCGTTGCAAAAGTACCATGAGGAGATACTTTCAAAGGTGGAGTAG
- a CDS encoding Dabb family protein has product MENGVIKHMAFFTLKHPLESKETKTFLKDGLDILSAIPVVRNFEVLKQVSAKTDFDFGFSMEFNNEEDYQTYNEHPDHQAFVEKRWKVEVNSFQEIDYILLDK; this is encoded by the coding sequence ATGGAAAACGGTGTTATTAAACATATGGCATTTTTCACGTTAAAGCATCCTCTTGAGTCAAAAGAAACTAAGACATTTTTAAAGGATGGATTAGACATATTAAGTGCTATTCCTGTAGTTAGAAACTTTGAAGTGCTAAAGCAAGTTAGCGCCAAAACAGACTTTGACTTTGGATTTTCGATGGAATTTAATAATGAAGAAGATTATCAAACGTATAATGAGCACCCAGATCATCAAGCGTTTGTTGAAAAACGATGGAAAGTAGAAGTAAATAGCTTTCAAGAAATCGATTACATTTTGTTAGATAAGTAA
- a CDS encoding SDR family oxidoreductase, translated as MNIFITGASRGLGYELTKASLQGGHNVIAGVRNITGQLQLLTEQFPGQLTLVTLDVTSEENLRTLSETLKQKQIPLHAIINNAGILLGRGQTIETLSLEEVKLTYDINVIGPMNVIKHLLPMMSRESRGVIINVSSEAGSITNAYGGDFSYATSKTALNMYTKQLRSYLGETMIRVFAIHPGWMKTEMGGDQAPGDPKESASDILSIVEGKTTIPNDSFFVDTKGQNMPI; from the coding sequence ATGAACATTTTTATTACAGGTGCAAGTCGAGGACTGGGATATGAGTTAACAAAGGCATCACTTCAAGGTGGTCATAATGTAATTGCTGGTGTACGAAACATTACCGGCCAACTTCAATTGTTAACGGAACAGTTCCCTGGTCAATTAACTTTAGTAACGTTAGATGTAACTAGTGAAGAGAATTTAAGAACTCTTTCTGAAACCTTAAAACAAAAACAAATACCGCTGCATGCGATTATTAATAATGCTGGTATATTGTTAGGTCGAGGGCAAACAATAGAAACTCTATCCCTAGAAGAAGTCAAATTAACGTATGACATTAACGTTATAGGGCCAATGAATGTTATAAAGCATCTTCTCCCAATGATGTCCCGAGAATCACGGGGAGTTATTATCAACGTTTCGTCTGAAGCTGGAAGTATTACAAATGCATATGGTGGCGATTTTTCATATGCTACTTCAAAGACAGCACTTAATATGTATACGAAACAGTTGAGGAGTTACCTTGGAGAAACCATGATTCGTGTGTTTGCGATTCATCCTGGTTGGATGAAAACAGAAATGGGCGGAGACCAAGCGCCAGGGGACCCGAAGGAAAGTGCATCTGATATTCTTAGTATTGTTGAAGGAAAAACAACTATTCCTAATGACTCCTTCTTTGTCGATACTAAGGGTCAAAATATGCCTATTTAG
- a CDS encoding GH1 family beta-glucosidase translates to MAIIQFPKDLKWGTATASYQIEGAAHEDGRGLSIWDTFSRTPGKVYNGDNGDIACDSYHRYEEDIALMKDLGITTYRFSVAWPRIFPNGTGEVNQAGLDFYHRFVDALVEAGIEPMCTLYHWDLPQALQDKGGWDNRETIDAFVNYSEVMFKEFEGKIDNWITFNEPWCSSFLSNFIGAHAPGHTDLQLATNVAHHLLVAHGKAVQKFRELGIKGQIGYAPNVEWNEPYSNKQEDIDACKRASAFFIEWFFDPVFKGSYPQFMIDWFEKKGVKVPVLDGDLEIINQPIDFLGINYYTGSVGRYKENEGLFDHERVDRGYEKTDIGWNIYPDGFYNVLKYISDNYGQIPIYITENGSCYNDEPQQDGKVHDYGRLNYLRQHLTALNRAIESGVNIKGYMTWSLLDNFEWAEGYKMRFGIVHVNYRTLERTPKESYYWYKKFLENKWFEV, encoded by the coding sequence ATGGCAATTATTCAATTTCCGAAAGACCTAAAGTGGGGTACTGCAACCGCTTCTTATCAAATTGAAGGTGCTGCTCATGAAGATGGTCGTGGCCTTTCAATTTGGGATACATTCTCTAGAACGCCTGGTAAAGTATATAATGGTGACAATGGAGATATAGCGTGTGATAGCTATCATCGCTATGAAGAAGACATTGCATTAATGAAAGACTTAGGAATTACTACATATCGTTTTTCTGTGGCATGGCCAAGAATTTTTCCAAATGGAACTGGTGAAGTTAACCAAGCTGGGCTTGATTTCTATCACCGTTTTGTTGATGCTCTTGTTGAAGCAGGAATTGAGCCTATGTGTACACTTTATCATTGGGACCTTCCTCAAGCGCTACAAGACAAAGGCGGCTGGGATAATAGAGAAACGATCGATGCTTTTGTAAACTATTCAGAAGTGATGTTTAAAGAGTTCGAAGGGAAAATTGACAACTGGATTACTTTTAATGAGCCTTGGTGTTCGTCTTTCCTTTCTAACTTCATTGGAGCGCATGCACCTGGACATACAGATTTACAACTAGCTACCAATGTAGCTCATCATTTACTGGTTGCACATGGTAAAGCCGTTCAAAAGTTTAGAGAGCTTGGAATTAAAGGACAAATTGGGTATGCGCCAAACGTTGAATGGAATGAGCCATACAGTAACAAACAAGAAGACATCGATGCTTGTAAAAGAGCGAGTGCATTCTTTATTGAGTGGTTCTTTGATCCAGTATTTAAAGGGTCTTATCCGCAATTCATGATAGATTGGTTTGAGAAAAAAGGGGTTAAAGTTCCTGTCTTAGATGGAGACCTTGAGATTATCAATCAACCGATTGACTTCCTTGGAATTAACTACTATACAGGAAGTGTAGGCCGCTATAAAGAAAATGAAGGATTATTCGATCATGAGCGAGTGGACAGAGGATACGAGAAAACAGATATCGGTTGGAACATTTATCCTGATGGATTTTACAATGTGTTGAAATACATTTCAGATAATTATGGCCAAATCCCAATTTACATCACAGAAAATGGTTCTTGTTATAATGATGAGCCACAACAAGATGGCAAGGTACATGACTATGGTCGTTTAAATTACCTTCGTCAACATTTAACAGCATTAAACCGTGCTATCGAATCGGGTGTTAACATCAAAGGATATATGACGTGGTCATTATTAGATAATTTTGAATGGGCTGAAGGCTATAAAATGCGCTTTGGTATCGTTCATGTTAACTATCGTACATTAGAGCGTACTCCAAAAGAGAGTTACTACTGGTATAAAAAATTCTTAGAAAATAAATGGTTTGAAGTATAA
- a CDS encoding YjcZ family sporulation protein produces the protein MSGYGHRFTGGFALIVVLFILLVIVGAAWC, from the coding sequence ATGAGTGGTTATGGTCACAGATTTACTGGGGGGTTTGCGTTAATCGTTGTACTCTTCATTCTGTTAGTAATTGTTGGAGCAGCTTGGTGCTAG
- a CDS encoding ABC transporter ATP-binding protein: MQTKIDNESLNFEPLLENENVQRGKALTFLSLLYKGQIKNLLFSLFFFLIKHSPVWVIPIVTGNVIDIATNPERHSISELWINLAIVSFVILQNIPSQMLHISFLSKASRHVEAGLRSTLIRKLQHLSISYHSELRSGKLQAKVLRDVENIEMLSKQIMFTFSAAITNVLVAITITAMKNLLVALFFILVIPLGLFIVYIFKKKLLKRNREFRKQIETMSGQVAETVEMIPVTRAHGLEDLEIQKTDSTLRTLKGKGYRLDLTEALFGSSSWVLFQMFQMFCLIFTAILAFRGEITVGDVVLYQGFFTTILMSVNHVINVYPQLAKGYESIISVSEVLLSKETAEYQGQKILNKVEGHFSFEHVYFHYHDTDKHVLHDFNLQVKAGECIAFVGESGAGKSTVLSMMVGFYRPTSGQIFIDGKTFDDINMQSYRQKLAVVPQTTVLFSGSIRENITYGLSGVTEEQLNDVVEMANLTDVIADMPNGLDTLVGEHGGKLSGGQRQRIAIARALIRNPQVILLDEATSALDNKSEYKVQQAIRQLIKGRTTFIVAHRLSTIRDADRIVVMKNGQCVEVGTYDELMDKKGEFYQLKQMQ; the protein is encoded by the coding sequence TTGCAAACTAAAATCGACAACGAATCTTTAAATTTTGAACCTTTATTAGAAAATGAAAATGTACAAAGGGGAAAGGCACTGACTTTCCTTTCTCTTTTGTATAAAGGTCAAATTAAAAATCTACTTTTCTCTTTGTTTTTCTTTCTGATAAAACACTCACCTGTTTGGGTCATCCCTATTGTAACAGGAAACGTAATTGATATTGCTACAAATCCAGAACGCCATAGTATATCTGAGCTCTGGATTAACTTAGCTATTGTATCTTTTGTGATTTTACAAAACATTCCGTCGCAAATGTTACATATTAGCTTTCTTAGTAAAGCGTCTAGACATGTAGAAGCGGGTTTACGAAGTACACTTATTCGAAAGCTCCAACATTTATCAATTTCCTACCATAGTGAATTACGATCGGGAAAACTTCAAGCAAAGGTCCTTCGCGATGTTGAAAATATAGAGATGTTATCAAAGCAGATTATGTTCACCTTTTCTGCTGCCATTACAAACGTACTTGTAGCGATTACCATCACCGCGATGAAAAACTTACTTGTAGCGTTATTCTTTATTTTGGTTATTCCTCTTGGTCTTTTTATTGTGTATATCTTTAAAAAGAAACTATTAAAGAGAAATAGAGAATTCCGAAAACAAATCGAAACGATGTCAGGGCAAGTCGCTGAAACTGTGGAAATGATTCCTGTCACAAGAGCACATGGACTAGAAGACTTAGAAATCCAGAAAACAGACTCCACCTTACGAACGCTAAAAGGAAAAGGATACAGATTGGATTTAACAGAAGCCTTATTCGGTTCTTCTAGCTGGGTTCTCTTTCAAATGTTCCAAATGTTCTGCTTGATTTTCACAGCAATTCTCGCCTTCCGCGGTGAAATAACGGTTGGTGACGTTGTGTTGTATCAAGGATTTTTCACAACGATTTTAATGTCGGTCAATCATGTCATAAATGTTTACCCTCAGTTAGCTAAGGGCTATGAGTCTATTATCTCTGTTTCAGAAGTACTTCTATCAAAAGAAACAGCTGAATACCAAGGACAGAAGATTCTTAATAAGGTGGAAGGCCATTTTTCGTTCGAGCATGTTTATTTTCATTATCATGACACCGATAAGCATGTATTACATGACTTTAACTTACAAGTAAAAGCAGGTGAATGTATTGCCTTTGTTGGAGAGTCAGGAGCTGGAAAATCAACTGTGCTTAGCATGATGGTCGGTTTTTATCGCCCAACTTCTGGTCAGATTTTTATCGATGGTAAAACATTTGATGACATTAATATGCAATCATATCGTCAAAAATTAGCGGTTGTTCCACAAACGACAGTATTGTTTTCTGGGTCAATCCGAGAAAACATTACATATGGACTCAGTGGTGTTACAGAAGAACAGCTTAATGATGTAGTAGAAATGGCAAATCTTACAGATGTCATTGCCGATATGCCAAATGGGTTAGATACGCTAGTGGGAGAACATGGGGGCAAGCTTTCGGGAGGCCAGAGGCAACGAATTGCGATTGCTCGCGCCCTCATTCGTAACCCGCAAGTCATTTTATTAGATGAAGCAACATCAGCGTTAGATAATAAATCTGAATATAAAGTTCAACAAGCGATTCGCCAACTCATTAAAGGGCGGACGACATTTATTGTAGCTCATCGTCTATCGACGATCCGAGACGCCGATCGAATTGTCGTGATGAAAAACGGTCAATGTGTGGAAGTTGGCACGTACGATGAACTTATGGACAAAAAAGGAGAATTCTATCAACTCAAACAAATGCAATAA
- a CDS encoding helix-turn-helix transcriptional regulator: MEKKLYNRVKELRARFNFTQSDLADKVGVTRQTIAAVEKCEYIPSAYLALLICREFNLPMENVFSLEEETL, from the coding sequence GTGGAAAAAAAGCTCTATAACAGAGTAAAGGAACTCCGAGCTCGATTTAACTTTACTCAAAGTGATTTAGCCGATAAGGTTGGAGTCACTCGACAAACGATAGCTGCCGTTGAAAAATGCGAATATATTCCTTCTGCTTATCTAGCTCTTCTAATTTGCCGTGAATTTAATCTGCCTATGGAAAATGTATTTTCATTAGAGGAGGAAACATTGTGA
- a CDS encoding MarR family winged helix-turn-helix transcriptional regulator yields the protein MNKYEELIVSLKEVHEQMIGIMAPSEEEGITYGQMFLLFYIHSQEKIKTTDISNHFGITPGAATAIADKLETSGLIERIRDIKDRRIVLISLSEKGRLYVERKKKENINKVAEVLKELSDEEIVSASKAIQKISKTMAKQQK from the coding sequence ATGAATAAGTATGAAGAACTTATTGTGTCTTTAAAAGAAGTTCATGAACAGATGATTGGAATTATGGCTCCTTCAGAAGAGGAAGGCATAACCTATGGTCAAATGTTTTTACTTTTTTATATACATAGCCAAGAGAAAATTAAAACAACCGATATTTCCAATCACTTTGGCATTACACCTGGGGCAGCGACAGCCATTGCTGATAAGCTGGAAACAAGTGGATTAATTGAGAGAATTCGGGACATTAAGGACCGCAGAATTGTGCTTATTTCTCTTTCTGAAAAAGGAAGATTATATGTAGAAAGAAAGAAGAAGGAGAACATTAATAAAGTGGCTGAGGTACTTAAAGAGTTATCAGACGAAGAAATAGTAAGTGCGAGTAAAGCAATCCAAAAGATTTCTAAAACGATGGCAAAGCAACAAAAGTAG
- a CDS encoding MDR family MFS transporter, translated as MEQLEMKKKVTIMVAVLSVMLFAALNMTIVGTSLPKIVADIGGMEHFNWAFTIYMLASSITAILVGKLSDIYGRKPFILIGIIIFVIGSLLCGFSATIVQLIIFRGIQGFGGGMIMSTALTTVGDLFSPRERGRWQGLMTGVFGVSSLFGPTLGGVIVDNMDWSWVFWVFLPVGVIAFFMILKLYPKTVQRNKEKIDYFGSFVLSIFIFLLLIGFSWAGTEYAWTSLEIITIFLVSLVALGIFILIELKVESPVVPLHLFKNKIVSLSNSIAFLSGAGMFGVIMYVPFYVQGVLGRTATTSGLVEMVMTLALVAASALSGQLITKTGKYKKIALVGFALMATGFFLNSTLAADASLVTLVIHLLITGVGLGLTMPIFTLTVQNAVEHKYLGVATATSQLSRQIGGTVGVAVLGYVMSSKMTNDLVGATMPELPSEQVEQLQSPELLMDPDLVTSVQETLPVETHSAFEQVISMMREALNVGLTTVFFVSGVVIVVAFLLTLLLNEIELRTSNEPEKVDKNNL; from the coding sequence GTGGAACAGCTTGAAATGAAAAAGAAAGTAACAATTATGGTTGCGGTGTTATCTGTGATGCTATTTGCTGCCTTAAATATGACCATTGTTGGAACCTCTTTACCAAAGATTGTAGCTGATATTGGTGGGATGGAGCATTTTAATTGGGCATTCACGATTTATATGCTTGCATCTAGTATAACCGCTATTTTAGTAGGTAAGTTATCAGATATATATGGAAGAAAACCTTTTATCCTCATAGGAATCATTATCTTTGTAATCGGGTCACTCCTTTGTGGATTTTCAGCAACGATCGTGCAATTGATTATATTTAGAGGCATTCAAGGCTTCGGTGGCGGTATGATCATGTCAACGGCACTAACAACTGTTGGTGATTTATTTTCTCCTCGTGAACGAGGTCGTTGGCAAGGATTAATGACCGGAGTATTTGGTGTTTCGAGTTTGTTTGGCCCCACATTAGGTGGTGTAATTGTCGATAATATGGATTGGTCATGGGTGTTTTGGGTATTCTTACCCGTTGGTGTCATAGCCTTTTTCATGATACTTAAGCTATATCCAAAAACCGTTCAGAGGAATAAAGAAAAAATTGATTACTTCGGGTCGTTCGTATTATCCATTTTTATATTTCTATTGTTAATAGGCTTTAGTTGGGCAGGGACAGAATACGCTTGGACTTCTCTTGAAATTATAACTATATTTCTAGTTTCACTTGTAGCTTTAGGAATTTTTATACTCATTGAATTAAAGGTAGAAAGTCCAGTCGTACCTCTTCACTTATTTAAAAATAAAATAGTTTCACTCTCAAATAGCATAGCCTTTTTATCTGGAGCGGGGATGTTTGGTGTTATCATGTATGTCCCTTTCTATGTTCAAGGTGTACTCGGAAGAACTGCAACGACCTCAGGCTTAGTGGAAATGGTAATGACCCTTGCGTTAGTTGCGGCAAGTGCTCTATCGGGTCAACTCATCACAAAAACAGGAAAATATAAGAAAATAGCATTAGTAGGGTTTGCATTAATGGCAACTGGTTTTTTCTTAAATTCAACTTTAGCGGCAGATGCTAGCCTAGTTACACTAGTTATTCATTTACTTATTACCGGAGTGGGTTTAGGGCTTACAATGCCAATCTTCACGCTAACCGTACAGAATGCAGTCGAGCATAAATATTTAGGTGTAGCAACAGCCACTTCTCAGCTTTCAAGACAAATCGGAGGGACGGTTGGGGTTGCTGTCCTAGGATATGTGATGAGTTCAAAAATGACAAATGATTTAGTGGGGGCAACGATGCCAGAGTTACCATCCGAACAAGTAGAGCAGCTTCAAAGTCCAGAATTACTTATGGACCCAGACCTTGTAACGTCGGTACAAGAAACATTGCCAGTAGAAACTCACTCTGCATTTGAACAAGTGATTAGTATGATGCGAGAAGCATTAAATGTAGGCTTAACTACAGTGTTTTTTGTAAGCGGTGTTGTTATTGTTGTGGCCTTTTTACTTACCTTATTGTTAAATGAAATTGAGCTCCGAACATCCAATGAACCAGAGAAAGTTGATAAAAACAATTTGTAA
- a CDS encoding ArsR/SmtB family transcription factor, with translation MTEIVEKLGVTDASKVLKLLGDKTRLTMIAILAEDECCVCEFVELFQMSQPSVSQHLRKLRDIGLVEEERRGQWIFYRINRTHEAFHLVANVLEHIPNHKEKLDMLEKKGLRVCCD, from the coding sequence ATGACTGAAATCGTAGAAAAACTAGGAGTGACAGATGCAAGTAAAGTTTTGAAATTGCTTGGTGACAAGACAAGGCTTACGATGATAGCGATTTTAGCTGAGGACGAATGCTGTGTTTGTGAGTTTGTTGAATTATTTCAAATGAGTCAACCGTCAGTAAGTCAACATTTACGAAAACTTAGGGACATTGGCCTTGTAGAAGAAGAAAGACGGGGACAATGGATTTTTTATCGAATTAACCGAACTCATGAAGCATTCCATTTAGTAGCAAATGTATTAGAGCATATCCCAAACCATAAGGAAAAGCTTGATATGCTTGAAAAAAAAGGGCTACGTGTGTGTTGTGATTAA